One window of Nicotiana tomentosiformis chromosome 11, ASM39032v3, whole genome shotgun sequence genomic DNA carries:
- the LOC104094439 gene encoding uncharacterized protein: MDMNVLKWQILHGSLVKRLIVKGFLFVTVMIVVSFVQMGHLIRNSEPMVLNFGVCPLNFGSNPNMNVTGFFKPVSGLAFPLFGASLVKCEDENLSKNVFKELMEKNFLDLNAKALCVGKKSSAAALALRELGLSNAIGVDRHPYFSLLWRRFVYELDYEDNAFDFVFSRDLDRVSVPALLVLEIERVLRPGGTGAMLVSSSSFYAGNLIKGNLIRSATPVSSFLKSSDVVHVCGVGGFTLVMFKKRSEIVESLERAVLPANCPSTTNNKPFLKYLEPLVEKRSGQFETEISYLPKYMNISSRNKLVYINIGAGEFVESSIARMFKPHYPIPHHFFNVFVVDHNTSALPLYVKNPGINFVYHPGLGGEDISPFLDSDEYLSAPLDHEGFDFIPWFSETVKEGDYVVLMMNARAAELNILSELFRTGSICHVDELFLRCSAADCKNALCGDCISLFKTLRGGGVFAHQWWGD, from the coding sequence ATGGATATGAACGTCTTGAAATGGCAAATTCTTCACGGGTCATTAGTGAAACGCTTGATTGTAAAAGGATTCTTGTTTGTCACTGTTATGATCGTTGTCTCGTTCGTTCAAATGGGGCATTTGATCCGGAACTCTGAGCCTATGGTGTTGAATTTTGGTGTATGCCCCTTGAACTTTGGATCCAATCCGAATATGAATGTGACCGGGTTCTTTAAACCCGTTTCTGGATTGGCTTTTCCGCTTTTTGGGGCGTCTTTGGTAAAATGTGAAGAtgaaaatttgagcaagaatgtGTTTAAGGAGCTAATGGAAAAGAATTTCTTGGATTTGAATGCCAAAGCATTGTGTGTTGGGAAGAAATCGTCGGCTGCAGCTTTGGCGCTGCGAGAGCTGGGACTCTCGAATGCTATTGGTGTTGATAGGCACCCATATTTCTCTCTTTTGTGGAGAAGATTTGTGTACGAGCTCGATTATGAGGATAATGCTTTCGACTTTGTATTCTCAAGAGATCTTGATAGGGTCTCTGTTCCAGCTCTTTTGGTGCTTGAGATTGAGCGTGTCTTACGTCCAGGTGGCACCGGTGCTATGCTCGTGAGTTCTAGTAGTTTCTACGCAGGGAACTTGATAAAAGGCAACTTGATTAGGTCTGCTACACCAGTTTCCTCATTCTTGAAGAGTTCCGATGTTGTGCACGTATGTGGGGTTGGCGGCTTTACTCTAGTGATGTTCAAGAAAAGATCTGAGATTGTTGAATCTCTCGAGCGTGCTGTACTACCTGCTAATTGTCCGTCCACCACGAATAACAAGCCGTTCTTGAAATACCTTGAGCCACTCGTGGAGAAAAGGTCCGGACAGTTTGAGACAGAAATTTCGTACTTGCCTAAGTACATGAATATCTCGTCAAGGAACAAACTGGTGTATATCAACATTGGTGCTGGAGAATTTGTAGAATCAAGTATTGCAAGAATGTTCAAGCCTCATTATCCAATCCCTCACCACTTTTTCAATGTTTTCGTCGTTGATCATAACACCTCTGCCCTCCCTTTGTATGTAAAGAATCCCGGTATTAACTTTGTGTACCATCCGGGACTTGGTGGAGAGGATATTTCCCCGTTTCTTGACTCCGATGAATATTTAAGTGCACCGCTAGATCATGAAGGATTTGACTTTATTCCATGGTTCAGTGAAACCGTTAAAGAAGGAGATTACGTGGTCCTCATGATGAATGCTAGAGCAGCGGAGCTGAATATTCTTTCAGAACTATTCAGAACTGGATCAATTTGCCATGTCGATGAACTATTCCTTCGCTGCTCAGCTGCGGACTGCAAAAATGCTCTTTGTGGAGACTGCATTAGCCTTTTCAAAACTCTAAGGGGAGGTGGTGTTTTTGCTCATCAGTGGTGGGGAGACTAA